A window from Candidatus Nitrospira neomarina encodes these proteins:
- a CDS encoding MDR/zinc-dependent alcohol dehydrogenase-like family protein: MRGLVLHQKLQLQHDLPLPPRPHGEARIRVIQAGICSTDLQLLKGYMAFQGVLGHEFVGIVDEAPDTELIGKRVVGEINAACRNCETCANGHPTHCPHRTTLGIQGRDGAFADYLILPVENLYVVPDSISDDQAVFIEPLAAACEIPQLVSIKPTDRVVVIGDGKLGILCAQILVLSGCAVTLLGRHSDHNTWLTHIGIKVTSHPADISPGADIIVEATGSPDGFSAAMQLIRPRGTLVLKSTYHGNLSLDMAALVIQEISLIGSRCGPFPPAIRLLESNHVRVDPLIHARYALLDGVLAMEKAAQSGVRKVLLQMT; encoded by the coding sequence ATGCGGGGACTTGTTCTTCATCAGAAGCTTCAACTTCAACACGACCTACCCCTTCCCCCGCGTCCACATGGTGAAGCCAGGATCAGGGTCATCCAAGCTGGAATCTGCTCGACCGATCTTCAGCTACTCAAAGGGTATATGGCCTTTCAAGGTGTCTTGGGGCATGAATTTGTTGGGATAGTCGATGAGGCCCCCGATACAGAATTGATTGGAAAACGGGTCGTCGGAGAGATCAATGCCGCCTGTCGCAATTGTGAAACCTGTGCCAACGGCCATCCCACGCATTGCCCTCATCGCACCACATTAGGCATCCAGGGTCGGGATGGGGCCTTTGCGGATTATCTTATTCTGCCGGTTGAAAACCTTTATGTCGTGCCTGACTCCATTTCCGATGATCAGGCCGTCTTTATTGAACCCTTAGCCGCCGCCTGTGAGATACCCCAATTAGTCTCTATCAAACCAACCGATCGGGTGGTCGTCATCGGAGATGGAAAGTTGGGGATACTGTGCGCACAAATTCTTGTGCTTTCAGGATGTGCCGTGACCCTATTGGGTCGTCATTCGGACCACAACACCTGGCTCACCCACATCGGCATTAAGGTAACCTCGCACCCGGCTGATATTTCTCCAGGCGCAGATATCATTGTGGAAGCCACCGGAAGCCCCGACGGGTTTTCCGCGGCCATGCAATTAATTCGACCTAGAGGTACACTTGTGCTCAAATCCACGTATCATGGGAACCTGTCATTAGATATGGCGGCTTTGGTCATTCAGGAAATATCCTTAATTGGATCTCGTTGCGGCCCTTTCCCTCCGGCCATCCGCCTATTAGAATCGAACCACGTCCGGGTTGACCCCCTTATCCATGCTCGCTATGCACTCCTGGATGGCGTTCTGGCCATGGAAAAAGCCGCACAGAGTGGGGTACGAAAAGTCCTGTTGCAAATGACCTGA
- a CDS encoding formylglycine-generating enzyme family protein, which translates to MNDDNQTTLPAEKSSPAPLADHTKPESLRRQSVAGKPSSKPRTPNLISGESSHAETVSMLKKQYQLAERQKRWMKRAGLMAVFIIILGGLGTWLAEENKAFKMAILRVVAPVVSIHLDPEMVSIPAGTFQQGDSWEESTSSELPLREVHINKFALGRFEVTFEEYDRFAISTGRPLPGDEGWGRERHPVINVSWKDAADYATWLSQKTGYRYRLPTESEWEYAARNMGKGEIWAGTSEQEQLSTYAWFNTNSNGRTQPVGTQQPNGLGLHDLSGNVWEWVQDCWHDDYQHAPTNGAAWLEANDGMCGTRVRRGGGWTNAPMSLRSSFRNGYSADSRSIQIGFRLAQDIK; encoded by the coding sequence ATGAACGACGATAACCAAACAACCCTGCCCGCGGAAAAATCTTCCCCCGCACCCCTGGCTGATCACACAAAGCCTGAAAGCCTTCGACGACAATCGGTTGCTGGTAAACCCTCGTCTAAGCCGCGAACACCCAACCTGATTTCGGGGGAATCTTCACATGCAGAAACCGTCTCCATGCTGAAAAAACAGTACCAGCTTGCGGAGCGACAGAAACGATGGATGAAACGAGCAGGGCTCATGGCGGTCTTCATTATTATTTTGGGAGGATTAGGCACTTGGTTGGCAGAGGAGAATAAGGCATTTAAAATGGCCATCCTGAGAGTCGTCGCTCCGGTAGTGAGCATCCATCTGGATCCCGAAATGGTTTCAATTCCTGCCGGGACCTTTCAACAGGGAGATAGCTGGGAAGAGAGTACGTCAAGCGAACTCCCGCTACGAGAAGTCCATATCAACAAATTTGCTTTAGGGCGATTTGAGGTCACCTTCGAGGAATATGACCGGTTCGCCATATCGACAGGTCGGCCGCTTCCGGGAGATGAGGGATGGGGACGTGAAAGGCATCCGGTCATCAATGTCTCCTGGAAAGATGCCGCCGACTATGCAACGTGGTTATCACAAAAAACCGGTTATCGCTATCGACTTCCCACAGAGTCTGAGTGGGAATATGCAGCCAGAAATATGGGAAAAGGCGAAATTTGGGCGGGAACCTCAGAACAGGAACAGCTTTCGACATATGCCTGGTTCAACACAAACAGCAATGGAAGAACTCAACCAGTTGGAACCCAACAACCCAATGGCCTCGGCCTGCATGACCTGAGCGGAAATGTATGGGAGTGGGTCCAGGATTGCTGGCACGACGATTATCAGCATGCCCCAACAAATGGGGCGGCCTGGCTAGAGGCGAATGACGGGATGTGCGGAACACGGGTGAGGCGAGGTGGTGGCTGGACTAACGCTCCGATGTCTTTGCGTTCTTCATTTCGTAATGGGTACAGCGCCGACTCACGGAGCATACAGATTGGTTTTCGTCTCGCGCAGGACATCAAATAG